Proteins encoded in a region of the Corallococcus soli genome:
- a CDS encoding SCP2 sterol-binding domain-containing protein — protein sequence MPKFPSKEWLDEAVRLTNSDPECAMAGKGWKGDFGAIIEAEPGKLAKPFVVHVVPGDCRIEKARVLSDPDDLDELEPVYLARAPYSVWKQLLLGTLDPVEAVLKRRISMRGDLQPLIERMRYKGIADRVFAALKTEFPDGP from the coding sequence ATGCCGAAGTTTCCGTCGAAGGAATGGCTGGACGAGGCCGTCCGGCTCACGAACTCGGATCCCGAGTGCGCCATGGCCGGCAAGGGCTGGAAGGGCGACTTCGGGGCCATCATTGAAGCGGAGCCGGGCAAGCTGGCGAAGCCCTTCGTGGTGCACGTCGTCCCCGGGGACTGCCGCATCGAGAAGGCCCGCGTGCTGTCGGATCCGGACGACCTGGACGAGCTGGAGCCGGTGTACCTGGCCCGCGCGCCCTATTCCGTCTGGAAGCAGCTCCTGCTGGGCACGCTCGACCCGGTGGAGGCCGTGCTCAAGCGCCGCATCTCCATGCGCGGCGACCTGCAACCGCTCATCGAACGCATGCGCTACAAGGGCATCGCGGACCGCGTCTTCGCCGCGCTGAAGACCGAGTTCCCCGACGGCCCCTGA